The window GTGTTTTCCAAGTGGTCCATTAACCGACCAGGTGTCGCCACAATAACGTGAGGTCGCTTAGAGAGAGCGATAGATTGCGACATCATGTCCATACCACCGACTAAGACAGCTGTGCGAACGCCAATGCCGGATCCAAGAGATGTGATTTGTTGAGAAATTTGATACGCTAGTTCTCTATAGCCTGATCAAAACACGTCCAAGCTTTTTAAGACAAAAGCACTAACCGAGTGGGCGCTAACACCAGAGCGAAAAATGGTTGAGGATTCTCCCATAATGTCTGTAAAATGGGAAGACTAAATGCCGCCGTCTTACCGGAACCTGTCTGGGCAAGACCAATGATGTCCTTGCCTTCCAAAGCATGAGGAATTGCTTCAGCCTGGATATCTGAAGGTTTTTTGAAGCCCATAGAAGCACATGCTCGACATAATTCCGGACTAATACCGAGGTCGGCAAACGACTTATTATGAGATGCTTCAGGGGCGTCTGGGTTGGAGAGCGCGGGAGAAGGGGAGCGGGATGGAGATCCAGGCGGAGACGTTGAGGAGGATGCCTCCGGGGACGGGCTAGACATTGCGTTCTAGCTGCTCGTTTTGTTATAGATGCACAATAAAGACTTATTCAAGATATACCGTTTTGACAAGTCACCGGGCGCGATGGTGGCCAAAAATCTTGAATGTGAGAGTGGAGGTCATTCTTAATGCATAAAAATAGTAAATAAAACCCTAAAAAGCTTTCTAATTTATTTCTAATTTCTCCCATCCCTTCCGCGCCTGACTTTGGTCTGTATTGTTGATCGCTTTCTATATCTTTTTTTCATACTGATTTTAGACCCTATTCTTTCTGTTTGATTAAATTCAGAGGTAGATTTAGCCCTTCAAGAGCAAAGATATTCATAGGTTCCAAGATAGCCAACTTCCACCAACCCACGACAACAAATTCCGACCATTCTTCAACCTCTCAGGCTACGAGGCCAACATGGCGGCTCCTCGACGATCTGCTGGTGTCACTTCCAGTTCTGGGTATGCTGATGTGGCAGAGCTGGAGAAGTATAAGCTGGTATCAAACATTGGCAAGGGAAGTTTTGGAGTCATCAGCAAAGTTCAACGAGTGTCGGATGGCAAGGTAAGTAGTCGACATTGAGCTGTTTCGGTTATAGCTAAGGTGTCATCATTTAGGAATTTGCCCTAAAGCAACTGGATTATTCGAAGATGACAGAGAAAGACCGTAAACAAATCCTTGCTGAAGTGTAAGTTCTTCGATGTTTTGATGCCTGTGAACTGACTCCTTCAAATAACAGAGCAATCCTCGACTCACTAAAGCATCGAAACATCGTACAGCTCATTCAGAAGATTAAGGACCCTAAGAATGAGCGGATATATATAGTCATGGAGGTGCGTTTCATCCAAGGAATCAACCACAGTAGTCCTCTAATGTGTTCACAGTATTGTACCTCAGGCGACCTTGGTACTCTGATCAGAAGAGCCCAACGCAACAATTCTTCTATTCCAGAAGACAAGATATGGAATATCTTTCTGCAAATTGTACTTGCTCTTCACCACTGCCATTGGCCTGCAGAACGTTCCGTCAATAGTGGAGGAAGGCAAAGTGTCGTTGCTCCGTCAACTGATGCCGGAGTAGCGAGATACCAAGTGTTACATCGTGACCTCAAACCGGAAAATGGTATATATCGCAAGTTTCGCGGCTTTATTTTAGCTAATATTCATATTTAGTATTTCTTTCGGACGAGTTTGTCAAATTGGGAGATTTCGGATTGAGTAAAGAAATGGGAACTGCATCATTCACCAGCACTTACGTCGGCACTCCTCTGTATATGCCTCCAGAAATCCTTGCAGAGAACCGCTACGACACGAAGTCAGATATATGGAGTTTGGGATGTCTGGTCTACGAAATGTGTGCTCTTCAGTGCGTATCGAACTTAACCTCGTTCAGTGAATAATCGACTAATCGATATACAGCTCTCCATTCTCTGCCGCTCAAACACAGCCTGAACTCATAACTATGGTAAAATCTGGCAAGatccctcctcttccgGCTCGCTACTCCCCAGCTTTACGTAGTGCAATTAAAGCTATGCTTACTCTAAATGTTCGTCCGGCCATTCTTTCTCAATTGCCGTAACATCTAACTGACATTGCATGTAGCCCACAAAGCGACCCTCTACCAAGGACCTCCTAGAGATGTCCGAGATGAAGCTACATAGAAAACTCTTTACAGTTCAGAACCAGTACGTGTACCACTGGCCCTTAGCATCTGTGTTAATTGATTATTAGGacttctcttctttttgcCAAACGTGATGAGCTCAAACAATTCGAGGACCAGATCAGAGCGCGGGCTGTAGCCCTGGAcgaaagagagaaagagttagcaggaagagaagcaaGTTTGCAGGCTAGGGAAGATCTTTGTGAGAAtcgagaagaggaagcaAAGGAAACACAGAGAAAGTTGAATCAAGCGGCAGAGAGTCTGAGAGGCCAATGGGGAAGGTTCCgggaggaaaaggaacAGTGGGAGAAATATAGAGAACAAGAGGAGAAGGCCAAGGAAACAGCTTTCGGAGTGACAGATTTGTCTGATGAGAAATGTGGGTTATAAAGTGTGATGCTTAAGGTGATGTGGGCTAATTCAGCGTATAGGTCAATTCCGCACTGGTGTAACAGGTATCGCTCGACCTCCCTTAGCGGAACGCAAGTGAGTTTTGAAATTTGTTTCTCGTGTTTGTCGACCTCATAATGATACCCGTATAGCACTGCACCAGCATCACCTGTGTCTCGATTCACTCGAACCTGCTTTGACACCCCTTCAAAAATTCCTCTAGCCACTGCTGCCGCCTCCCCTGCGCCTCTTGAGGCACGTTTTGGTATTTCCCATCTTCAACCCCGACCTGCCACTCCTCTGCGTCGAGCTGCCACCAAATCCATGGGCAACCTTGCCGGTGTTGCTCGCGCTCAAGCGGCCCAAGAATGGACGGGTGTTACTCAGTCAACTCCTGCCAAGCAGTTTAGTTTCCCCATACGGCAGCAGCGCACATCGATCGGTAGTCCTAGCGAGCTGCAAAGTGTGTACTGTGAAGATGTTTCCATGATCAGCGCTATACCCTCTCCTTGGGTATCTCGACCTCGAAAAAGCTCTGTCGCTCCCTCTATTGTCACTGGTCAGCAAGAAGGTCCTGATTCTGGCGAATCATTTTCTACCGCCAACAGCCGTCCAACAAGCTTAGCACCCACGCAGATTCCGGCTCCAACATTTACCTACCGTGAAGCTGCCACTCCCGCCAAATGGTCACTTGATGACCCCGACCTTCCCAGCCCATTCATCCGCCGTCCTAATTCAATGCCTATCCAGCCCCAATCGGCATCTTTCCCTCCGTCGTCAAATCTGGCCGAGATGAGACAGCCCTTAGGTTCAATCAACCCTCAGCCTACCATCAACGGCCCATCTGCTACATTAGGAGGTCCTGTGACAAAGAAAATACCGAGCAGGAGTGGCAATTTACACCAGCATGTCTTGAAGGTCAACGCGGCGAGAGTGAGTGGGGAAGGTATCGTGCCGTCTGCTGCCCCTGTCAATGTGGTGAGAGGAAGGACTGGAAATCGTATTGGGTAATAGCATTTGCATTGACTGTAAGGAAGGACTGTTAACCTGTAGTGATATAGAGGACATTGAATCGGCTTAAATATTTAGTCTTGAGCGAACACAAATACATTTAATTAAGTGTGGCCTGTATGTTGATCGTCATGTATATCTCTTCGTTTTTTCCTGcccgtcttcttcttgttcttcatCTATACCCTTGCACTGTCATATGTGGAATTGACTTGATACATTGTCCTTTCTTACGCTGGTTTTCTCACTTTGAAAGCTGTCCCACTCCCCGACTTCAACACCTCAAGCGCAACTTCCCTGATCTTGTCCATGTACACCTCAAGCCGGTTGACCGccttttctccttctccaaccACTTCCATACCTCCGGCAATCGTCGCTAGTGGCAGGAAGCTCTCGTACACTTGATACCTTCCATCCGCCACTATGCCAGCCAGTTCAAGGGCCCTCTGCAAAAAGTATGGGAATAAAGCAGACTGTTCGATGAGAGTGTTGTGCAAGCGAAGGATGAGATCGGGGACGAAAATATGTCGAATAAGCTTGAGTTGTTTCTGcctctcctcttcactTTCGTATTCGTACAACCCCTTGTTTTCCTTCTCAACCTCGGAAGACACACGAGGCAAATCCAACCACCGTTCCTTGGCTAACCCCACAGTACCCTTCCAAATGTCTTCCACGACAGTCTCAAgatccttcttccaagCGTGCACTTCAAGCTTGCTAGCAGTAGGCGAAGGTTGGCGGAACAGGGTGTCGGTGAAGTAAGTGttggaggagaagagagaaaagagcCGGTTGTAGGAGGCGAGTTCGAGGAGGTGACTTTGAttgatggaagaagaggaagtgagaagggaaggaagggagaggagaagtGATTGCGCAGCGTTAGCTTGACCCTTGGCTAAACACATTCTTGGTCAGCTGGCATAGTTCTTTGCTCAATTGTTGTCATAAGAATAAACATACACAAGAAGTATCTAACGAGCTGGCAGGATCGCACAAGCGCATCCTCCGCCGTTTCCGGCAAGATGGTAAGCCACTCGATCGATCTAATAAGCATGACATCATGTTCCGTCAAACCGATAGAAATGGGGACAATATCAGGTTCAGCGAAAAGCCTCGTGAGAGGGCCCTATACGAAGGTGACAGGTTAACCTTGTGCGTCAAGAACAAAATATAAGAACGTACAGCAATGATTTCTTCAAGACAAAGACGGACAGTTTCGCGCGCAATGAGCGCCACATCAAGATTATGCTTCTTGGCTCGCAAAAGCGCTTCTGACCTGGAGTCTCTGCTGGCAGAAGGATCCATCGCTATATTACAGTCAGCATCATCGACAGACGCGAGAAACTCAGATCGCGGGATGAAAAGCTCAAACATACACCACAAGAATCGCGCATAACTTTCTTCTCCACTGCCCTCCCTTAGACAAGCAGCATACATGGCGACGAGCTTATCGTTGCCTTCTCGCTCGAGAATTTGCAGATAGGCTTGGATGATAGCATTGGCCGCTGAAACGGGAACGGGTTGAGAGAGGGTGCGGAGGATGAGGGCGAGGTGAGTGAAGAAGCGGAGAAGGGGTGCTATGAGTCTTTTCACGACTGACATTAGCGTGCGTGCTTTTTGATGGTAGGGCAATTGATAGGAAATCATTCACTCTGGAGAAACCCCAGACTCGAGCTCAAGAAGTTGATCCGCGAATCCCTGGAAGAGGGCTTCTGTTTGACCGAGCAGGATCATCTGCTGAGCCACGTAGTACGGGTTCGTCAAGGCAGTACTGTTATTCTCAGTCAGAAACCCATGCGACTGCCTCCACGATTCAGACTTACGAAATTGAGGGGTTCTGGAGACCTCTCATACTTGCAAAAACCTCCTCAAGAccccctctcaccatctcttcttcttcggtTTCATCCTTTCCTACCCCAACTTCGCCTTCCCAAAATCCTCCAAGCTCACgccatctcttctccaatTTCGCTTCAATCCTATGTTGCACATGCGCCCAAAGATGATCTTCCCACGACTCACATGCCGGTAAGAGCGTGGGTAGATCCGAGATCATCGCAGCGTAGAGATGTCGCTCGGCAGGGAGGAGAGTGTGGTTCTTTGCAATCATTCGGCAACACTTTTTCCACAAGGAACGATATCGGTTTCCAGTCATGATGGTTGGCTCCGTTCCTTTATTCATCCCCCCCATCGTCCACCGCCGTACACCCATCAAACTCGCACCCCTCCACGGTTCACCTCCCTGCTCACATATTTTGATCGCTGATTCGAGCTCTCCGTATCGGACATGATTATATAGTGTTTCGAGGAGGGGTAACTGGTAAGTCTGGTCTTCGCCCGCTAGCGAAGGACCGTGAGGATCACGAACGGTAAAGTCGGGATCGAGTGAAGGGGAATCTGTGGTCGGACGGGTTTTAGAGCGACGGACAGTGGATGGCAGGTAGCCATGTCTGGCTTCGAGAGGCGGTGGTGAAGTTAATAAAGGGCGGGTTTGGAGATGTTCAACCAAGGTCTAATGCAATTTAGTGATTGATCCTTCCCTTGCTCCAAGAACTTACAGCCCAAAGTGATAATTCTGGGTCCTCAATGACAATTGTCTGTATGAGATCTTCCGGACTAGTATAGGGATCTTCGATAATCTGCTGTGCAGCAGATCGAGGAACAAATTTGGGATCTGCCCGGGGTATCCGGTTGCTACATTTGTTAGGACGTCAGATCAAAGAATCTGGACAAACTTACTCATAGACCGCACGGATAAGCTGCCACGCTCGATGTTCTGACAATAATGCCTTGTATTCGTCTTCCGATATCTGCTCTTCACCATCCATCTCGATTGACGAACTGTTTGTCGGTGTTTTTGACCGAATGCTGCGGTCACGTTAGTATTTTGATAGTGCAGTAGCATAAGTAGCCACTCACGTTTCCTCGAGCGATCCCATAAGAGAAACGATTAATCCACCTTGCTCGTCAAGGACAGCCTCATGGTTTATAGGGGAATCAAGCTGAGTTGAGGGGCCGGCTTGTGAATACTGTTCTTGATATGCTGCAAACAGGCTCGCAAAGGACGAGTAAGGCGTTCTCTGGGACACCATATTGGTCCTGTTTCTTAGCAAGTTGAAGTTGATGAATGATTCGACTCCAGATGTATTTGGTCGAAGGATCCTCGTTATATTCAAGTGGAGAAAACGGCGACGTGAGTGAACGAGGAAGTAGGACAACtagtagtagtagtagtTAGGTAGCTACCACAACAATTATGCAACAATTCCAACAATAAATAAGTAAAGAgaagcgaagaagaagaagcacGATGACATGAGGAAGCTTGACGTGGAATTTTCGTAACTCCTCTCATAATTACTAAGTAAATATTAATAATAACAATAATGAGTGatatttattattattatattTATATAATATCCGCAGGCGgccatcatcatctccgCCTCAGTTTAATTActattatttatttatGTTGAGTGTTGAGTGCCGTTGGAACGCACTAAGATCGGGACAGTTTGGACACACGCTGAAAGTTGACGAGTAAATCCGGGTTGAATTTACAGCAAAAACAAACTGGCGCCGCTCGCTTTATTACTCGCTGTCACTGCATGAGTCCGTCCCCAGTCCCCCGAGTCCTACAGTGTCTGCCTGCGGCTTTGTTCCCTGCAAGCTTGCGCGTTCGGCAGCCTCTTCTTGTGTGGTCTGTGGCCTTAGCAAGGTATTTCGCCAATGGTCATCCCAATTTAGTACCAATATGTCCATTCACTACGGCCTTCCGTTGCCGATCGTGCATATCGTCCCTTCAATGAAATACCTGGGCAGTTTCTCGCCATCACCAGGATCCCCTTCTTGCCTATACTAATTTATCTTACGTCGTCTACCAGTCAACCTATATCGAGGTGCATTCCCCATAAAGCACTCTCAGAGGGTGTGAAACAGCATTTATTCCGTCAAAAAAACAATTTCAATGATCAGGTACTCCTCCTTTGAGAACTGCGAAGTCTACCTTTGACCTTTTCGGTCTAGCCTATACCCGCGGCCGATTGTAAACTACAATCCTAGTCGATGATGAATGCCATACCTTCCCTCGATACCTGTGCTTCAGATCTTCATTTCTTGTTTATCTAGCAAGTCACGGTTGGAAATGACTTCAACGATGAAAGAGAAATCGGTGACAGTAACGGCTTCATTTAACGAAGTTAGTGGGACTACTGGTTCAAGCTGGGCTCAAGAGGTGAGCGATACCGCTAAAGAATTGAAGAGCTGGGAAATTGCATGTAAGTACAGTGTCAATAATCTTTCTGTGAACGTCGTTGCTGACATGAAATTAATGTAAGTAATTGCGGTTCTATTGGCTATTGGAGCTATCGCCTTGATTTACTTCGTTATTCGTTGCGCGAGGAGGAGACGTAGCAAAAATGTCCAACCGCCTGGGTCGGACGTACCTAAAGTATAGATCGTAAATAACTTCCTTCGCAGGAAAATTATAGACCAGGCCGTCAAAAATTAGTTCAGCACACAACTGACGGGGCCCAAAACAGTCAGAAAACAAATCCAGATACGAAAGAAGAATCAAACGATATGGCTTTGCATGCTACACAAATGGACTTTAAATCTTGCAGTACATTTCATGGAAAGGAATGTATTAGTAGATAAGTAGTTATGTTAGCGGTTAATCTTGCTCAGAAGATGTCTGGTAGCAACTAAAGTCAGTGGCTTTTGTATACTTAGCTTTCAAAGAGCCTACTGATAGTGCTCATTCATCTAAGACAATCAGTGTTTAGTTTCAAAATATAATCGCGCGAATCACAAACAAACCTTTTGACGATCGATATTTAGCTCAGGCGTATTTGCAGCTATAGTCATTGCAATCTCGCACCATGCCTTTGCTTGGGATACGCGTGATGAGCTGTTCTGTGATCAGTCCATCAGGCGCTTATCAGAGATATTCTCTTACCTGAACCACTCTAGACCCTTGTTCCAGAATGTCGCGACCAGCCACTGGATCTCATCCAACGGATATGCCTGTACACGTCAGTAACCAGACTAACGGTCTACCAAACTCGACCCACGCTCTTGCCAAGTGATGTTTTTAGGACGTCAAGCGCTTTTTCCGCGTATTTCAAAGATTcagcttcctcttctgctCCGTTACGATGTAGCAGAATCCTCAGTATTGCTCTCATCCACCTTGAGTATAGTTTAACGTCATTGGCTTTAGCTGTTGGGCATGTGTCGAGTATTAATTCGAGGAGTTGGTAGGTGACTAACGACCGTGAGACTGATTCCTGTATTTGGCAACGTACTGTGGCTAGGACACTCCTCATATTGGAACTAAGTAGAGTGTCAGAAAAAAGTGACAAAGGGATTCTAAGATCACATACCAAGACGTTGGCCATCATCTCCAACGTTCGATTCGTCTCAATTATCTCTCCACTTGAGTGTGCTTTCTTTATTCGCTAACTATCCATCAGCCGCATCCTGAAAGTTAGAAACAAACATACTTGTAAAATGGGCGGAATGGCAGTCCATTCGTTCGATTCACATTGCAGTTCAACTTCAGATGTGTCGATGATACGTCTCATATGACTAATGACTGGCCACCTAGGATGTGTTGATTTGACTGAAGACAGAGCTTCACGGCAGTGAGGGATATAATCGAGAAGCTGGTCAAGTAATAAGACCTGAATAAAGCTTCATGTCAATAGTCATTCAGAAGGTAGCAATAGGTTAAGTTACCTTGTCTGGTCCGCTGGAAAGGTCTCTGCAAAAGAAGACTACAAGGTATCAGTAGATGTATTACTGACTCGAAGATATAAGCCCACTTTTCCCACAAAGGCAAGCGAACATGGCAGAGCCACGGACAAAGTGAAGGTCCGGATCTGTTGCGCCTGATGTCTCTATAACATCGTATATAGACATAAGCTACGGCTTCTCATTAGCCAAAGTTAACACTAAGTTTTCCAGGGTCAGGTTTACCTGTGCTGATACGTCGAATAAATCTGCCAAAGATTTTGATGATAATGTATTGAGGCCCTGCACTGCAACATTGTATGCTAATAAGGGGTCAATCAGGTCCTAAACATGCTGCACTATGCCATACCACACTTGTATAACCATGCTATTCCTTTCATTTGCCCTTGTCCTCTTGTAGGATCTTCGCTAAGTATATCAATGGCTGTCTGCAAATACTCGATCATAGACTCCACAAGTCGATCTCTAAGGATCCGTAAGTAAGGGTTTGGGTCCGAAGCCTTTGTACCTTCAACATCAACTAACTTGTCTTCCGCATGGGCCCATTCCATGGCCGTCATTCGAAGTAGACACCTGATAACAGTGATAGTTTCAATCTGCACATCGAATTTCACAGCAGAATATGTCAGTGTGTTTAGAAGGGCACGCATGGAAGCAATAAGGACATGCTTTGCGCCCTTTTCGTTGGCGAGTGAACTGAGAAGGAGCTATTAGATGGACTGAACTGTAGCTGCTGAAtagaaaaagaaagaaaatACGCCATCAAAACTAGCTGTTGAGCTTCAAAATCTGAACACTCTACAATAGAAGAAACAGCACCGATGgcagcttcttctcgaCCTGAAATACTATGTATGAGGTTGTGGAAAATGGCTGAAACGTTTCACACCCACCTTGTCGGATAGCCGCCAGGAAAGCCAGATAATGAGTCGAAGCTTCTTCCTTGGGGCAAAGTGAAATCAGATCTAGGGCTGCAGTCCAATCGGTCATTTTCATATGACATAGAGCGGCTTTTCTACGAGACGCATGAGTGTACAGACTAAGATATAGCAGCAGACATTGCTTACCGGAAGCATCTGGATATGTTTTCTCCGCCGAGTTCTTTGAATACAGTATGAGCGGCCAACTGATCTGTTATAGTCGAATCAGACAGATTCTTTGAGAACAGCGCAGGTAGATGACGTACACCAGTGAGCTGCCTCGGTAATTTTTTCCTTGCTCTCATTGAACATGCCAATATTCCACAGAAGCTGCGGAAAGAATTAATACGAAAGCAACTGGCTTGGTAAGATGTGGCGTACCGTTTGACAGGCTATTGCACTGACTTTATCATCTAGTTGATAGTCAGGGTCTTTCGAAATCACTACAATGATTGTCATCAGCGAGCATCCCATCGACCAGAATCAAAGCCAATTCACTATCCAGTATTCCAGCAGCAATCCTAACACCAGCCGTCGGGGGAGACAACGCTTTCATGAATAAAAGACCCTCGTACATAATCATGCGAACATAGGGATGTCCTGCAGAGCTGGCGAGGGCCAGCCGCAGGTATGTCTGTACTAGCTGTGAAGGAAGAGCTGGATACTGACCAATGAGGGATGCCAGCTGCGATAGTATTCTGCAGGGCAATAAGCAGGCTAAGCGGCGATAAAAGCTTACTATGACTTACTCAAGCACGCTTTCTTCAGTCCAATCTGTAAGTTTCATGATATCTTCCATCACTAAAAAAAGCTGTCAGTGGGTTTCGATGCTCGCAATTGACACCTACCAATCCGGAGTTCTCCATCTGGCGCTTTCCTAGTTTTAAGGATGTGCAGCTGAAGCAATCTCATCTCATGCAGCGTCGCTTGATCCTTCAGAATAGAGTCAGCATGCCAACCAAGAAATACCACAGCGATTATTCACAGAGTCAGCAACTAGTTCACCCAGCTCATTGAGCGCCGCTGCGGCTGAGTTCAAAGCATGAGGGTTCTCCTCTGCTTTCATCAACTGTGCCCTGGCTGAGTCGTTCAGCTGTCGTGCGCGTTAAATGACGATTGAGCATGAAGCTTACACAAGCTTTTAAGAGTGGCAATCTGATGTACTCATCAGATTCTTGTAATACGCCGTACCAAGTACACTTACATGAAGTTCTTTAAGATGGTCAAGTTGCACACCTCGATTTATCAGCTTTTCAATTAGAAGTATCCCTTGTTTTAGCCAGTCGATGGACCCTGAAACGTTGGTGCGCTCGTTAAGCATGTGGTTGCCTACTGTCCAACATTTGGAGGCCAGAAGGCGACACTCCTGCGCTGTCATCGACCATGTCTCATCTAGCTCTAGAATTTATCAGTCTAATCCTGGATAACCATCAATCTAGCTTCACTCACGGGTGGCTTTGTAAAGGAGATCATAGGCAAATGAATCATTCCCTTCACGTAACAGCTGGATTTCGAATAAGAATCGCTCCGGCTTGTAAGAAAATACTCACAAAATCTATCCTTGCCATATAATACCACACGAGCACGGTTACCTTTTGCTTGAGTTCTGACGCTTCTTTGATAGTAGTTGAGGAAGTGATCAATTGTTCATACTGCTTGTTGTCAGGGAGCAGTAAGAAGCGACATTACATGCCCCACCTCAGCTCCTTGCAAGGCTAGCTGGCTCGCCATGGGTGCCTTTCCAGCCTCTGGGAGTTGATGTGAGATTGATCAAAACGCCTGCGAACCTACCCAGTAGAGCGGTCATTGTTTTTGCCGTGAGCCCAAGTAAGCGTATCAAAACTGTACAGTCGTCAGTCTAGTAGTCAGTGCCTGATATTTACAGGTCGTTGGTCCCTTGATGTCCGTAGCCGCCTCAACAAGTCGAAAGCCGGTTAGTCTTACTGCCAAACGGTGAGCCTATATATTATGTAGGACATTTGGAAGCTCACAAGCTGCGACCGTAGACAATTCATCCTTGCTTAGTTCTGGAGTTGTAGCTGTTGCGCGGTTCACCTGAGATGCAAGGTTCCACAAATGCACACCTATTTTCTCATCAGCAATCAAAAGCGCATGTAAACTCACTTACCCTCCGTATCCAACCAGTCTATTTTAACCTGCTCAGCTTCGCCCGAATCGCCGtctccatccttcttcttcttgttcttcttcgaCTTAACATAGCTGTACGCTGCATCTTGGATAGCATCTAGCAGTTTGAGTAATGCACGCGTCTGTTGAGCGTTGTATGCACCGGATATGAAGGCTGTAAGTTGCGGCCGAGCATGCTCGAGAGATTCTGACACAAACCAAGCGGTCGCGTCAACTGGTGCCTGGATGGTGGAGGTTGCCCATTCGTATTTGACACTGACCTTGTATAGCCGTGTATGGGTCTTTGGGCATTTTGTAAAGGAAGAGATAGATCGGAAGAGAAGTTTGAGgttgaaagagaagatgaaatgGAAAGAAGTTGTCGGGTGGCAAACGCGAACCTGGCTGTAAGCAAGTGTACTTCAGCTTGAGAATCGATGCGGTGACGGTGTTAGTGCGCACAGGCCACCACCAGTTCTTTCGAACTTACAAGGAAAACGCTTGCTTTCTCTTTCTTACACGGCTTTTCATTTTATTAAACTACAGTTTGTCCAGAAATCTTGAAGAGCTAACAAGAGCAACTTGTAATTCTATACTCACATTCTTTAACCACAGACAGAAACCTTTTGCTATCGACTGAATGATTTTTCGCTACGTGCCGAGGATCCCGTTCGCAGTCCTCTTCAATCCGGCTAACCTACAGCAGAATTGTCTCATCCATTTTGATTCATACATCAGCATACTGTAAGAATCTTACTGGGAATTGTAACTCAAATAACAATCGCACTGCAGTACAGGCAATCTTTACAGACAGGCAGCCAACCATAGACGGATGTGTAAGTTGAAGTTGTCAAACGGCCCCCGGTCCTGGGACCCCCAGAAATTCTGCTTTGGCTTCTATTAAAATTTTCCCAAGAAAGACTTTTGGATTGCCAAATCCTAATTTTTTCTCGACTATGTAACTCGTAACTTCAATCTTCAACTATACAAGCAATGCTATTCATGCCCTCGGTGAAGTCTACACCTAGGGAACATCTCTGAGCTTTCGGGG of the Cryptococcus gattii WM276 chromosome H, complete sequence genome contains:
- a CDS encoding Nuclear pore complex protein, putative (Similar to TIGR gene model, INSD accession AAW45348.1), which encodes MVSQRTPYSSFASLFAAYQEQYSQAGPSTQLDSPINHEAVLDEQGGLIVSLMGSLEETIRSKTPTNSSSIEMDGEEQISEDEYKALLSEHRAWQLIRAVYDNRIPRADPKFVPRSAAQQIIEDPYTSPEDLIQTIVIEDPELSLWATLVEHLQTRPLLTSPPPLEARHGYLPSTVRRSKTRPTTDSPSLDPDFTVRDPHGPSLAGEDQTYQLPLLETLYNHVRYGELESAIKICEQGGEPWRGASLMGVRRWTMGGMNKGTEPTIMTGNRYRSLWKKCCRMIAKNHTLLPAERHLYAAMISDLPTLLPACESWEDHLWAHVQHRIEAKLEKRWRELGGFWEGEVGVGKDETEEEEMVRGGLEEVFASMRGLQNPSISTALTNPYYVAQQMILLGQTEALFQGFADQLLELESGVSPELIAPLLRFFTHLALILRTLSQPVPVSAANAIIQAYLQILEREGNDKLVAMYAACLREGSGEESYARFLWSMDPSASRDSRSEALLRAKKHNLDVALIARETVRLCLEEIIAGPLTRLFAEPDIVPISIGLTEHDVMLIRSIEWLTILPETAEDALVRSCQLVRYFLSKGQANAAQSLLLSLPSLLTSSSSINQSHLLELASYNRLFSLFSSNTYFTDTLFRQPSPTASKLEVHAWKKDLETVVEDIWKGTVGLAKERWLDLPRVSSEVEKENKGLYEYESEEERQKQLKLIRHIFVPDLILRLHNTLIEQSALFPYFLQRALELAGIVADGRYQVYESFLPLATIAGGMEVVGEGEKAVNRLEVYMDKIREVALEVLKSGSGTAFKVRKPA
- a CDS encoding uncharacterized protein (Similar to TIGR gene model, INSD accession AAW45601.1), which produces MAAPRRSAGVTSSSGYADVAELEKYKLVSNIGKGSFGVISKVQRVSDGKEFALKQLDYSKMTEKDRKQILAEVAILDSLKHRNIVQLIQKIKDPKNERIYIVMEYCTSGDLGTLIRRAQRNNSSIPEDKIWNIFLQIVLALHHCHWPAERSVNSGGRQSVVAPSTDAGVARYQVLHRDLKPENVFLSDEFVKLGDFGLSKEMGTASFTSTYVGTPLYMPPEILAENRYDTKSDIWSLGCLVYEMCALHSPFSAAQTQPELITMVKSGKIPPLPARYSPALRSAIKAMLTLNPTKRPSTKDLLEMSEMKLHRKLFTVQNQTSLLFAKRDELKQFEDQIRARAVALDEREKELAGREASLQAREDLCENREEEAKETQRKLNQAAESLRGQWGRFREEKEQWEKYREQEEKAKETAFGVTDLSDEKCQFRTGVTGIARPPLAERNTAPASPVSRFTRTCFDTPSKIPLATAAASPAPLEARFGISHLQPRPATPLRRAATKSMGNLAGVARAQAAQEWTGVTQSTPAKQFSFPIRQQRTSIGSPSELQSVYCEDVSMISAIPSPWVSRPRKSSVAPSIVTGQQEGPDSGESFSTANSRPTSLAPTQIPAPTFTYREAATPAKWSLDDPDLPSPFIRRPNSMPIQPQSASFPPSSNLAEMRQPLGSINPQPTINGPSATLGGPVTKKIPSRSGNLHQHVLKVNAARVSGEGIVPSAAPVNVVRGRTGNRIG